In Ostrea edulis chromosome 4, xbOstEdul1.1, whole genome shotgun sequence, a single window of DNA contains:
- the LOC125668565 gene encoding prostaglandin E2 receptor EP4 subtype-like: MAASFCYSTDLTNLTIKLSKTVSPLDSSVSFTLGVIGNILALAMLIKHADQHKWKIFYRLVGALAFTDLFGILTTSPVVFAVYNNKFMWVGGQPLCDYFSFMLIFASLGTLTTVTAMSLDRFLALWYPYFYNSSQKKRRVHAMLVGIWIFAAVVASMPLMKFGHNIRHFPCTWCFIDYFGTSQTDRIFSILYASLGILTVVCSSTFNCLVIFAVSRGGYSTHRGSVKSVRGKQREKRNEIFVLVFLIAVLLMHSVCWMPFMIRVLINTSGARPNFKADLLVLRMASWNQILDPWLYIVLRKEMLIRIYNFYRKKRYGVASVTPNHSTESSSGSLHSSQRLQTLSPIQKKLLKKMNSTDSNTSNINEDRHGSSGRINSPSLLRKT; this comes from the exons ATGGCTGCTAGCTTCTGTTATTCAACGGATCTAACAAATTTGACGATCAAACTTTCCAAAACCGTGTCTCCCTTGGATTCATCTGTAAGTTTCACATTGGGAGTTATCGGAAATATACTGGCTTTAGCGATGCTTATAAAACATGCAGACCAgcacaaatggaaaatattctACAGACTCGTAGGAGCACTTGCCTTTACAGATCTGTTTGGTATTTTGACTACCTCCCCAGTGGTCTTCGCCGTTTATAACAACAAATTTATGTGGGTAGGCGGTCAACCATTATGTGATTATTTCTCGTTTATGCTTATATTCGCTAGTTTGGGAACTTTGACTACTGTAACTGCCATGTCTCTGGACAGATTTCTGGCGTTATGGTATCCATATTTCTACAACTCGTCACAAAAGAAAAGACGTGTCCACGCTATGCTGGTTGGGATTTGGATTTTTGCCGCTGTAGTTGCTTCCATGCCTTTGATGAAGTTCGGACACAACATACGCCATTTTCCATGTACCTGGTGTTTCATTGATTATTTCGGAACTTCTCAAACCGACagaatattttccattttatacGCTTCACTGGGAATACTTACCGTTGTCTGCTCCTCGACTTTTAACTGCCTTGTCATTTTTGCTGTGTCTAGGGGAGGTTACAGTACTCACCGAGGGAGCGTAAAAAGTGTCAGAGGAAAACAGCGAGAGAAAAGAAACGAGATTTTTGTACTGGTGTTCTTAATTGCTGTTCTATTAATGCATTCCGTGTGTTGGATGCCTTTCATG ATTCGCGTATTAATAAACACTTCAGGGGCCAGACCAAATTTCAAAGCGGATCTCTTGGTATTGAGAATGGCATCATGGAACCAAATACTCGATCCGTGGTTGTACATCGTACTCAGAAAAGAAATGCTGAtcagaatttataatttttaccGCAAGAAGAGATACGGTGTCGCTTCCGTGACACCTAACCACAGCACTGAGAGTTCCTCAGGCAGTCTGCACAGTAGTCAACGTCTCCAAACACTGAGTCCCATACAGAAGAAACTCCTGAAGAAAATGAATTCAACAGATTCCAACACTTCTAATATAAATGAAGATAGACACGGAAGTTCCGGAAGAATCAACAGCCCGTCTTTACTAAGAAAAACGTAA